Proteins from a single region of Puntigrus tetrazona isolate hp1 chromosome 2, ASM1883169v1, whole genome shotgun sequence:
- the LOC122327541 gene encoding epsin-2-like, with protein MTTASATPQQMRDRLLQAIDSQSNGLILFLKNTIHKVIDESHAKGIICVYLPGAAPKPVAPVDPWGLPSASSSVAPLKSSDPWGSPPAPAAADPWSPMPATRPKAPATVGSFDLFSTPNGTSREDFSDFDSLRSSALTGDGRGSSALPSQTSLSVGSDLFDVPSGPTRKTPESFLGPNAALVNLDSLVTKPPQQAPVSNPFLAGGNFKRLHISRRIHVHSKWFLNSVL; from the exons ATGACAACGGCCTCCGCAACCCCGCAGCAGATGAGAGACCGGCTGCTGCAGGCCATCGATAGCCAGAGCAAT ggtttgattttatttttaaaaaacaccatTCATAAAGTTATTGATGAGAGTCATGCTAAGGGGATTATCTGCGTGTATCTTCCAGGTGCAGCCCCTAAGCCTGTTGCTCCGGTGGATCCCTGGGGTCTTCCCAGTGCCTCTTCCTCAGTTGCTCCTCTGAAAAGCAGTGACCCCTGGGGGTCGCCCCCGGCACCTGCAGCTGCTGATCCCTGGAGCCCAATGCCTGCCACCCGCCCCAAAGCCCCTGCCACAG TGGGTAGCTTTGATCTTTTTTCCACACCAAATGGTACTTCCAGGGAGGACTTCTCTGATTTTGACAGTCTTCGCTCTTCAGCACTGACAG GAGATGGTAGAGGAAGCTCAGCCTTGCCATCACAGACCAGTTTGTCTGTAGGCTCTGATCTGTTTGACGTACCGAGCGGCCCAACCAGAAAAACTCCAGAGTCTTTCCTGGGTCCCAACGCAGCGCTTGTCAACCTAGACTCTCTGGTCACCAAACCTCCCCAGCAGGCTCCAGTCTCCAATCCCTTCCTCGCTGGAGGTAACTTTAAGCGATTACATATTTCTAGGAGAATACATGTACATTCAAAGTggtttttaaattcagttttatga